A portion of the Bacteroides faecium genome contains these proteins:
- a CDS encoding FecR family protein: MLSENELVDLCHKYQTHKLTESEFQLLQSWVNESEENLRFFSNYVKLYKSEKRIEANQHADAAKGWTIIERKLKQHRLRRKLYYTAIAACFLSFLLGTAVYLYTYQDSSLPAEEPSLAELFPNLPQNKVTLTLSSGQQIVLDEEQAKEIADNGKVVAQGSNNSLSYQPDNTPASGIQYNTITVPEGSTFSLTLSDGTQVTLNSTTTFRYPVSMQDKRIVELNGEAYFDVTHTGKPFTVKADGKEIKVLGTQFNVSAYHSRNMITTLVKGKVEVKNGIARKLLAPGQQATISPEDNAITVEEVNTAIYTSWVTGIYEFSRTPLHNILSQFELWYGVKVVYKDEDARNICFDGAVFRNKPLGFSLEIIQQVSNVRFSKENGTIIVSK, encoded by the coding sequence ATGTTATCAGAAAACGAACTAGTGGACTTATGCCACAAATATCAAACCCACAAACTGACTGAATCCGAATTTCAGTTATTACAAAGCTGGGTGAACGAGTCGGAAGAGAATCTCCGGTTCTTTTCCAACTACGTGAAATTATATAAATCCGAAAAGCGCATAGAAGCAAACCAGCATGCTGACGCAGCTAAAGGCTGGACAATCATCGAACGTAAACTGAAACAGCATCGTTTACGCCGGAAACTCTATTATACGGCAATAGCCGCCTGTTTCCTCTCCTTTCTGCTGGGGACAGCCGTATATCTTTATACCTATCAGGACTCATCGCTTCCGGCGGAAGAGCCTTCGTTGGCGGAATTATTCCCTAACCTTCCACAGAATAAGGTGACATTGACATTAAGTTCCGGCCAGCAAATTGTACTTGATGAGGAACAGGCTAAAGAAATTGCCGATAATGGAAAAGTGGTAGCTCAAGGAAGCAATAACTCGTTAAGTTATCAACCGGACAACACTCCGGCGAGCGGTATCCAATATAATACAATTACAGTGCCCGAAGGAAGCACTTTCTCCCTGACCTTATCTGATGGCACGCAAGTAACCTTAAACTCCACCACTACTTTCCGCTATCCGGTATCCATGCAAGACAAGCGTATTGTAGAACTGAACGGAGAGGCTTATTTCGATGTGACACATACAGGGAAGCCTTTCACCGTAAAAGCAGACGGAAAAGAAATCAAAGTACTGGGAACCCAGTTTAATGTATCCGCCTACCACTCCCGAAACATGATAACTACCCTTGTAAAAGGAAAAGTAGAAGTCAAGAATGGCATTGCACGCAAATTATTAGCGCCGGGACAACAAGCGACTATTTCCCCGGAAGACAACGCTATCACTGTAGAAGAAGTAAATACAGCTATCTATACCTCATGGGTGACAGGCATTTATGAATTCAGCAGGACTCCGCTCCACAACATTCTGTCACAGTTTGAATTATGGTACGGAGTGAAAGTGGTCTATAAAGACGAGGATGCACGCAACATCTGCTTCGACGGAGCCGTATTCCGCAACAAGCCGTTAGGTTTCTCATTAGAGATTATCCAGCAAGTATCCAATGTCCGCTTCAGCAAAGAAAACGGGACAATCATTGTCAGCAAATAA
- a CDS encoding RNA polymerase sigma factor, with protein sequence MFSTDDHILSKLKQGDEKALKEVVDQYYNQLCVYSVQYTDSLEVSEDIVQDFIIRLWEKKLYLTINNNLKRFLFNSVRNASVDYLRKHQPYRFVEIEEDAYITDFELNETEIEEQVRHLKHYLKQLTPQEYKVLMEIVVHNKKYKEVADELGLSVNTIKTHLSRALKFLRSRPFISLYSLFYL encoded by the coding sequence ATGTTTTCTACGGACGATCATATATTAAGTAAACTGAAGCAGGGCGACGAAAAAGCATTGAAGGAAGTAGTAGACCAATACTATAACCAACTATGCGTCTATTCCGTTCAATATACTGATTCACTGGAAGTTTCGGAAGACATTGTCCAGGATTTCATCATCCGCCTTTGGGAAAAGAAACTATATCTGACTATCAACAACAATCTGAAAAGGTTTCTCTTTAATTCTGTCCGCAATGCTTCCGTTGACTATCTGCGCAAGCATCAGCCATACCGTTTCGTAGAGATTGAAGAAGACGCATACATCACCGACTTTGAACTCAATGAAACAGAAATTGAAGAACAGGTACGCCATCTGAAACATTATTTGAAACAACTGACTCCACAAGAATACAAAGTGTTAATGGAGATAGTAGTGCACAATAAAAAATACAAAGAGGTAGCCGATGAACTAGGCCTGTCCGTAAATACCATTAAAACCCATTTATCAAGGGCTTTGAAGTTCCTGAGAAGCCGACCTTTCATTTCACTCTATTCACTTTTTTACCTGTAA
- a CDS encoding pectate lyase has protein sequence MSKTLLVTLCILTTCLSTTNAVTKGKDYPAPDRSKIIAFPGADGAGKYTTGGAGGAVYTVTSLADDGSEGTFRWAVGKKGPRTIVFAVSGIIELQKPLRVNNGDVTIAGQTAPGDGICLKNYTFSIQADNVIVRFIRSRMGVDIKQKGDDAMNGTKAHQNIIIDHCSMSWCTDECATFYDNRNFTLQWCLISESLANSIHEKGAHGYGGIWGGQPATFHHNLLAHHTNRTPRLCGSRYTGRPEDEKVELFNNVIYNYGSDGAYAGEGGSYNFINNYYKPGPFSATKGSFKRLFTAYADDGKNKNAAGVHGVFHFKGNYMDPTCSKLTDKQKEALYKVNMDNTYGLVIKKDFATEKEMLSKKAFDIAEHTSLQPAKKAYKDVLQFAGASYRRDAVDQRIVEETEKGTYTYEGSHGSTNGMVDQPSDVGGWPEYKSEPALADTDGDGIPDEWEKKHNLNPNDSSDGAKYTLSPEYTNLEVYMNSLVNHLFPKK, from the coding sequence ATGAGTAAAACATTATTAGTAACACTCTGTATTTTAACCACTTGCCTTTCAACAACCAATGCCGTAACAAAGGGAAAGGACTATCCTGCTCCCGACCGCAGCAAAATTATCGCTTTCCCCGGTGCCGACGGTGCCGGAAAGTACACAACCGGCGGTGCCGGCGGCGCAGTCTACACAGTAACGTCATTGGCCGACGACGGCTCAGAAGGAACTTTCCGCTGGGCTGTCGGCAAGAAAGGTCCCCGCACCATCGTTTTTGCCGTAAGCGGAATCATTGAACTTCAAAAACCGCTAAGAGTAAATAACGGAGATGTCACCATTGCCGGACAAACAGCTCCGGGTGACGGTATCTGCCTAAAGAACTATACTTTCTCCATCCAGGCGGACAACGTGATCGTCCGCTTCATCCGCTCGCGTATGGGAGTCGACATCAAACAAAAAGGTGATGATGCCATGAACGGCACGAAAGCTCACCAAAACATTATCATCGACCATTGCTCCATGAGCTGGTGTACGGATGAATGTGCCACCTTCTACGACAACCGCAACTTCACTCTCCAATGGTGTCTTATCAGCGAAAGCCTTGCCAACTCTATCCATGAGAAAGGGGCACACGGCTACGGCGGCATCTGGGGCGGACAGCCTGCCACTTTCCATCATAATCTGCTCGCTCATCACACCAACCGTACTCCCCGCCTTTGCGGAAGCCGCTATACAGGCAGACCGGAAGATGAAAAGGTAGAGCTATTCAATAACGTGATTTACAATTACGGCAGCGATGGCGCTTATGCCGGCGAAGGCGGTTCTTACAATTTCATCAACAACTACTACAAGCCCGGTCCTTTCAGCGCAACGAAAGGCTCGTTCAAACGCTTATTCACAGCTTATGCCGATGACGGCAAAAACAAGAATGCCGCAGGTGTTCACGGAGTATTCCACTTCAAAGGAAACTATATGGACCCTACTTGTTCTAAGTTGACAGACAAACAGAAAGAAGCTCTTTATAAAGTGAATATGGACAATACCTACGGCTTAGTTATCAAAAAAGACTTCGCAACCGAGAAAGAAATGTTGTCTAAGAAAGCATTTGACATAGCGGAACATACTTCACTGCAACCGGCAAAGAAAGCCTATAAAGACGTTCTCCAATTTGCAGGCGCTTCCTATCGCCGTGATGCCGTAGACCAACGTATCGTAGAAGAAACTGAAAAAGGAACTTATACTTATGAAGGCTCTCACGGAAGTACGAACGGAATGGTTGACCAACCGTCCGATGTAGGCGGATGGCCCGAGTACAAATCAGAACCGGCTTTGGCAGACACAGACGGCGACGGTATCCCCGACGAATGGGAAAAGAAACATAACCTGAACCCTAATGATTCGTCCGACGGAGCCAAATATACTTTAAGTCCGGAATATACGAATCTTGAAGTATATATGAACAGCCTGGTCAACCACCTGTTCCCTAAAAAATAG
- a CDS encoding pectate lyase encodes MIHKILVGTFLSCLVASFSACSDNEAQLTNSYPYFPGNSEDSGNSDKDDEELVDHPVPDRTKIAAFPGAFGAGRYTTGGAGGKVYTVTSLEDNGAAGTLRWALNQSGTRTIIFAVSGIIELQQNLTIKEGNVTIAGQTAPGDGICLKKYPVIVEADNVIMRFMRFRLGDEEIGVTDETGKQVKDADALYGRNRQNIIIDHCSMSWCTDECASFYGNTNFTMQWCIISESLANSIHPKGSHGYGGIWGGSPATFHHNLLAHHVSRTPRLCGSRYTGLPDTERVDLRNNVFYNWGDGNGGYAGEGGSYNFVNNYYKPGAATNTKKSVINRIFAPSPCIGPAEGGGVIQEQGVWGVFHLKGNYFDGTSAYINSKYQELITAVNNDNWVGLQPNPDISINDTKTTLPYPNNDENALKSQIEFVISNDVATFTQSAKDAYEAVLEYAGASHKRDAVDERIVTETREGKFSSTSRNGIIDSQQDVGGWPVYQSENTPLDTDGDGIPDSWETANKLNPNDPGDGVKYQLSTEYTNLEVYLNDIVKNLYPIK; translated from the coding sequence ATGATACACAAAATATTAGTAGGAACATTCCTTTCATGCTTGGTTGCCTCGTTCTCTGCTTGTTCCGACAACGAAGCCCAACTGACCAATAGTTATCCCTATTTTCCGGGCAACTCAGAAGATTCCGGTAATTCGGATAAGGATGATGAAGAATTGGTAGACCATCCCGTTCCCGACCGTACCAAAATAGCCGCTTTCCCCGGAGCTTTCGGGGCAGGGCGCTATACGACCGGCGGAGCAGGCGGAAAGGTCTACACAGTGACGTCACTTGAAGACAATGGCGCGGCAGGCACACTACGCTGGGCTCTGAACCAATCCGGCACCCGTACTATTATATTTGCCGTAAGCGGAATCATTGAGCTGCAACAGAACCTGACAATCAAAGAAGGAAATGTCACCATTGCCGGACAAACAGCACCCGGCGACGGTATTTGTCTAAAAAAATATCCCGTCATCGTCGAAGCAGACAATGTCATTATGCGCTTCATGCGTTTTCGTTTGGGGGACGAGGAGATTGGCGTTACAGACGAAACCGGAAAGCAAGTTAAAGACGCTGATGCACTCTACGGTAGAAATCGGCAAAATATCATTATCGACCATTGCTCAATGAGTTGGTGTACAGATGAATGTGCTTCTTTCTACGGCAATACGAACTTCACTATGCAATGGTGCATCATTTCCGAAAGTTTAGCCAATTCCATTCATCCGAAAGGCTCTCATGGCTATGGTGGCATTTGGGGCGGTTCTCCCGCTACCTTCCACCACAATTTGCTGGCACACCACGTAAGCCGTACTCCCCGCCTGTGCGGCAGCCGCTATACCGGGCTACCTGATACGGAAAGAGTAGACCTTCGCAATAATGTATTCTACAACTGGGGAGATGGAAACGGCGGATATGCCGGTGAAGGTGGTTCCTACAACTTCGTGAACAACTATTATAAACCCGGAGCAGCCACCAATACAAAAAAATCAGTTATCAACCGTATTTTTGCTCCAAGCCCCTGCATTGGTCCGGCTGAAGGTGGCGGCGTAATACAGGAACAAGGTGTATGGGGAGTCTTCCATCTGAAAGGGAATTACTTTGACGGCACATCAGCGTATATTAACTCAAAGTATCAAGAACTCATCACTGCGGTCAATAATGACAACTGGGTCGGGTTACAACCCAATCCGGATATAAGTATTAATGATACCAAAACGACTCTTCCCTATCCCAATAATGACGAAAACGCCTTAAAGTCTCAAATAGAATTTGTTATTTCAAATGATGTTGCTACCTTTACGCAGTCAGCAAAAGACGCTTACGAAGCAGTTTTGGAATATGCAGGCGCATCTCATAAACGGGATGCCGTAGATGAGCGTATTGTGACCGAAACCCGTGAAGGTAAATTCAGTTCTACCAGCCGGAATGGCATTATTGACTCGCAACAGGATGTAGGCGGATGGCCGGTTTACCAATCCGAAAACACTCCGTTGGATACGGATGGTGATGGTATTCCCGACAGTTGGGAAACAGCCAACAAACTGAATCCGAATGATCCAGGCGATGGTGTCAAGTATCAGTTGAGCACAGAATATACTAATTTGGAAGTCTATTTAAATGATATAGTCAAGAATTTATATCCCATCAAATAA
- a CDS encoding pectinesterase family protein yields the protein MNTKYIYKISSYLFLCMLVLVAFACKDDDNSEDTGALALVSSNIAEGATLEDNSGYIELTFNKKVRQAPNTSITFNGNGIRIIILNNVVRHKYSTSDNTDCTFKIPAGALLDYSGNPYEGLTLNFKVMEEEVTPKLFDAIVEPNGNGDYTSIQAAIDAAPSNRTEPYLIFVAKGTYEEFVNVPKIKPFIHLIGQDKENTIITRMLTSASNATGDGGEEAWQYSWRNEANQSERFQEAVTMIYATDFYAENISFENKWGIEKLIGPMAEAMYTANDRIAFNNCKFRSFQDTWQTKVQSSADNGVNARHYATDCWIEGAVDYFYGNGNVLIENTTLYNVRYGSVITAANHTEETKWGYVFNNCTVDGINKVDPEKYGTESLDYIIGKGTAQTLGRPWQNSPITVFLNTKLKFDIDPAGWRDMGAVPALYAEYNTTDKKGKAVDMSNRKTQYTVKEGTNEVTYDYTGKTELSYSEYIRYTYENIINGADGWNPKKFMEKLQAPENVILSNTTLSWDARYKAICYLIFKEDGTFVGQTTGTSFEISDTNTGYVVKAANKYGTLSE from the coding sequence ATGAATACAAAGTATATTTATAAAATAAGCAGTTACCTATTCCTTTGTATGCTGGTATTAGTAGCATTTGCATGCAAAGATGACGATAATTCAGAAGACACGGGCGCATTAGCGCTCGTATCTTCCAACATTGCCGAAGGTGCCACATTGGAAGACAATAGCGGTTATATAGAACTTACTTTCAACAAGAAAGTGCGCCAGGCTCCCAATACTTCCATCACATTTAACGGTAACGGTATTCGCATTATTATTCTGAATAATGTAGTTCGCCATAAATACAGCACTTCAGACAATACGGATTGTACATTCAAGATTCCTGCCGGTGCATTACTCGATTACAGCGGTAATCCTTACGAAGGACTAACCCTGAATTTCAAAGTCATGGAAGAAGAAGTTACGCCAAAGTTATTCGATGCCATTGTAGAACCAAATGGAAATGGAGATTACACGAGTATCCAAGCCGCTATCGACGCAGCCCCAAGTAACCGCACGGAACCTTATCTGATTTTTGTAGCCAAAGGAACTTATGAAGAATTTGTCAACGTTCCTAAGATTAAGCCATTCATACATCTGATCGGACAAGATAAAGAGAATACAATTATAACCCGTATGCTGACCAGCGCCAGCAACGCCACTGGCGACGGCGGCGAAGAAGCATGGCAATACTCATGGAGAAACGAAGCCAACCAAAGCGAAAGATTCCAGGAAGCCGTAACCATGATTTACGCGACAGACTTTTACGCTGAAAATATCTCCTTTGAAAACAAATGGGGAATAGAAAAACTTATCGGGCCAATGGCGGAAGCCATGTACACAGCCAATGACCGTATCGCCTTCAATAATTGTAAATTCAGGTCTTTCCAGGATACATGGCAGACAAAAGTCCAGTCATCCGCAGACAATGGTGTCAATGCCCGCCACTATGCTACTGATTGTTGGATAGAAGGCGCCGTCGACTATTTCTATGGAAATGGTAATGTATTGATAGAAAACACTACATTATATAATGTACGCTATGGAAGTGTCATTACCGCCGCCAACCATACGGAAGAAACCAAATGGGGATATGTATTCAATAATTGCACGGTCGACGGAATCAATAAAGTAGACCCGGAGAAATACGGAACAGAAAGCCTTGACTACATAATAGGAAAAGGAACTGCACAAACGCTCGGAAGACCTTGGCAGAACTCTCCTATCACCGTATTCCTGAACACCAAACTGAAGTTTGACATTGATCCGGCAGGCTGGAGAGATATGGGTGCTGTGCCTGCTCTGTACGCTGAATACAATACAACGGATAAAAAAGGAAAAGCGGTAGACATGAGTAATCGTAAAACGCAATATACAGTCAAAGAAGGAACAAATGAAGTAACATACGATTACACAGGCAAGACAGAATTGAGCTACTCTGAATATATCAGATATACTTACGAAAATATCATTAACGGTGCCGACGGATGGAATCCCAAGAAATTCATGGAGAAACTGCAAGCTCCTGAAAACGTCATCTTGAGCAACACGACGTTAAGTTGGGATGCCCGCTACAAGGCAATCTGTTACTTAATCTTCAAAGAAGACGGGACTTTCGTCGGACAGACAACTGGAACGTCTTTTGAAATAAGTGACACTAACACCGGATACGTTGTAAAAGCAGCTAATAAATATGGTACTTTAAGCGAATAA
- a CDS encoding DUF5123 domain-containing protein, producing MKKLTHIIKTGVFVLLASLNITSCVDGNDWETVDGNRLFGTTSFSVSPAAITAEVNWDATPKTDYYIIEASLEQMDNDTPMGSASGSIVYGEDKSINKSPYTLTGLQGETTYYLRIKSVATGKESRWIYLEDATFKTDKEEILGTVPSENITEESVLLTWQAGLEVTHVIITAGVENPEQKNITAEEAAAGQKLIDGLLPGTEYTISIYNGEVKRGETTVMTVMPVMVEFSSVQATKTSVTLAWDPEAIQTGTTTVSHYAWCEGNRTPSSSDNYTALTAEQISQGQLEITGFEPSTTYTVALMRGTYVRAMTSFTTSKGIPSNYTKIAVSNVAEWNDALTNEAGVENLALLLTGDIDLSNGTKEIPSSIHSLLIWGADANGEKSGNMPNIKVQGLKFNGTFSQIELYNLHLYNTGTATNNGNYIIDQATGTTGNITNLLMESCKFSATRGIIRIRKEGAGRWDNCTFKNCIFAKVGDYGIFTFDSGALTTFGAISLVQSTLDNTYKIMKSAISDYTINIDQCTIFGAGTTLIEGPSSGTILINISKSLFGGITSQAYNSANSISAAGIAQTEAFRTSNCPFAQNRIFGEMIEGVTDAQLFTNPTDGDFTVLVDEYKAYGDQRWNK from the coding sequence ATGAAGAAGTTAACACACATTATAAAAACAGGAGTCTTCGTACTCCTGGCTTCCCTGAACATTACGTCGTGCGTAGACGGCAATGATTGGGAAACAGTAGACGGTAATCGTCTGTTCGGCACTACGAGTTTTTCCGTAAGTCCGGCAGCCATCACAGCAGAAGTCAACTGGGACGCCACTCCTAAAACTGATTATTACATCATCGAAGCAAGTCTGGAACAAATGGATAATGATACACCAATGGGCAGTGCTTCGGGAAGTATTGTATATGGCGAAGACAAATCCATAAACAAATCACCTTACACCCTGACAGGCTTGCAAGGTGAAACAACCTATTACTTGAGAATCAAGTCTGTAGCCACAGGCAAAGAATCCCGTTGGATTTATTTGGAAGATGCCACTTTCAAGACGGATAAAGAGGAGATTCTTGGCACTGTACCTTCCGAGAATATCACGGAAGAATCTGTACTGCTTACTTGGCAAGCCGGTCTGGAAGTAACTCATGTTATTATCACAGCCGGAGTAGAGAATCCGGAACAAAAGAACATTACAGCAGAAGAAGCCGCCGCCGGACAGAAATTGATTGACGGGCTATTACCCGGAACTGAATATACCATTTCCATCTATAATGGAGAAGTAAAACGCGGTGAAACTACCGTTATGACTGTAATGCCCGTGATGGTAGAATTCAGTAGTGTGCAAGCTACTAAAACATCCGTTACGCTTGCTTGGGATCCCGAAGCTATACAAACAGGAACTACTACTGTATCCCACTATGCATGGTGCGAAGGTAACAGGACTCCAAGCTCCAGTGATAATTATACAGCATTGACAGCCGAACAAATCAGCCAGGGACAATTGGAAATTACCGGATTCGAGCCTAGTACGACTTATACAGTCGCTTTGATGAGAGGTACTTATGTTCGTGCAATGACAAGCTTTACTACCTCAAAAGGTATTCCAAGCAACTATACAAAAATAGCTGTTTCGAATGTAGCAGAATGGAATGATGCATTAACCAATGAAGCAGGCGTCGAAAATTTGGCACTTCTATTAACAGGTGATATCGACTTATCCAATGGAACAAAAGAAATACCAAGTTCGATTCACTCTCTTCTAATTTGGGGAGCCGATGCAAATGGAGAAAAAAGCGGAAACATGCCCAATATCAAAGTTCAAGGACTCAAATTCAATGGTACATTCAGCCAAATAGAGCTATATAATTTACATTTGTATAACACTGGCACAGCAACTAATAACGGGAATTATATAATTGACCAAGCCACCGGCACAACAGGTAACATCACTAATTTACTCATGGAATCATGTAAATTCAGTGCTACTCGAGGAATTATCCGTATTAGAAAAGAGGGAGCTGGCAGATGGGATAATTGCACATTCAAAAACTGTATATTTGCAAAGGTCGGTGACTACGGCATCTTCACTTTCGATAGTGGAGCATTAACTACTTTCGGAGCAATATCCTTAGTACAATCAACGCTGGATAATACTTATAAAATAATGAAGTCTGCAATATCCGACTATACTATCAATATTGACCAATGTACTATTTTCGGTGCCGGCACTACATTAATAGAAGGTCCCTCAAGTGGAACTATTCTAATCAATATTTCCAAATCATTATTTGGGGGTATCACATCGCAAGCATACAATAGCGCTAATTCAATTTCAGCAGCAGGAATTGCTCAAACAGAGGCTTTCAGAACGTCTAATTGTCCGTTTGCGCAAAACCGAATCTTTGGAGAGATGATAGAAGGTGTAACAGATGCCCAACTCTTTACGAATCCAACAGATGGTGATTTCACCGTTTTAGTTGACGAGTACAAAGCCTACGGTGACCAACGTTGGAATAAATAA